A region of the Flintibacter sp. KGMB00164 genome:
GCCCAGGGCCGCCTGCTGCTGCTGATAGAACTTGCGGCTGCGGCCGCCCAGCTTCTTAAAGAGCTGGATGGTGAGCACCAGCAGCAGGGCGGTGACGAGAAACAGCTTCCAGTTGATGAAGAGCATCAGGCCCACCAGGCCCACAAACATGAGCACGCTGGAGCACAGGGAGACGACACTCTGCTCCAGGGCCAGCTGCACGTTGTCCGCGTCGTTGGTAAAGCGGCTCATGAGCTCGCCGTGGGGGTGCTGGTCAAAGTAGCTCAGGGGCAGGTCCTGGAGCTTGTCAAACAGGTCCTTACGCAGGCGGTTGACGCCCCGCTGGGCCAGACGCACCATGGTGGCCGACTGGCCGTAGGTTGCCAGACAGCCGATGAGGTAAACGCCCACCAGCATGGCGATGGACTTGGCCAGGCCGGCCACGTCGGTACAGCCAGACCAGATAAAGTCGTTGATGATGCCGCGCATCATATAGGAGCCGCCCAGGTTGGTACACACCGAGATCACCAGGCAGCCCAGCACCGCCAGCAGCGGCAGCTTGCTGCGGGTGAGGTAACCCAGCAGACGGCCAATGGTTTTGCCCATGTTCTTGGGCTTCTGATATCCCCCTTTGGGGGCATGATTGGGTCCCGGCATTATTCACCCACCCCTTCCTGCTGAGATTGATAGATTTCCTGATAAATGGGGCTGCTCTTGAGCAGCTCGTCATGGGTGCCATGGGCGGCGATGTGGTCATCCTCCAGAATCAGGATCTCGTCGGCGTACTGCACCGAGGAGATGCGCTGGGCAATGATGATGACGGTGGTGTCCTTCAGGTTCTTGGCGAAGGACTCCCGGATGGCCGCCTCGGTGGCGGAGTCCACGGCGGAGGTGGAATCGTCCAGGATAAGCACTGCGGGCTTGCGGAGCATAGCCCGGGCGATGCACAGCCGCTGCTTCTGGCCGCCGGAGACGTTGGTGCCGCCCTGGGTAAGCATGGTATCAAAGCCATCGGGCAGCGCCATGATGAAGTCGTAGGCCTGGGCGTCCTTGGCCGCCTGGATGATCTCCTCCTCGGTAGCGTCCTCCTTGCCCCACTTCAGGTTCTCCCGGATGGTACCGGTGAACAGCACGTTGGTCTGGAGCACCATGCCGATGCGGCTGCGCAGTTCCTCCAAGGGGTAGTCCCGCACGTCCACGCCGTCCAGCAGCACCGCGCCGCCGGTGACGTCGTAGAAGCGGGGGATGAGGTTCACGAGAGAGGACTTGCCGGTGCCGGTGCCGCCCACGATGGCCACAAACTGGCCGGGCTTTACGTCAAAGCTGATGTGGGAGAGCACATCGTCTCCGGTGCCGGTGGCCACATACTTGAAGGACACATCCCGGAACTCCACCTCGCCCTTGGGGGCGGGCAGGACCTGCTTTTCGGCCTCGGGCTTATCCTCTACGGAGGGCTCGGTGTTCAGCACCTCGTTAATACGGTGGGCACAGGCCTGGGCACGGGAGAGCTGCAGCAGGGACATGGCCACCATCATCACGCTCATGAGGATCTGGACGATGTAGTTGATGAAGGCCTGCAGCTGGCCCAGATCAAAGGTGGCGTTCATAACCATCCGGCCGCCGAAGTACAGCACCGCCACGGTGGCGCCGTTCATGGCCAGCATCATGATGGGCAGGATGGCAATGATGCGCAGGCCAACGGCCAGGGCGGCATTCATCAGCTCATCGTTGGACTTTTTAAACTTTTTCCGCTCGTAGTCGGCCCGCACGAAGATCTTGACCACCCGGATGGCCACCAGGTTCTCCTGGAGGGTGTTGTTCAGGTTGTCGATCTTCTTCTGCATGGTTTCAAACAGGCGGGTACAGATAAACATCAGTCCGCCCACCGCAATGAGCATCAGGGGGATGACCACCACCAGCACCAGCGCCAGCTTGGCGTTGAGGGTAAAGCTGATACACAAAGCGGCCACCAGCATCACCGGGGCACGCACCAGCATACGAAGGCCCATGGCCAGCATCATGGTCATGGCGTTGACGTCGTTGGTCATACGGGTGATGAGGGAGGCGGAGGAGAAGCGGTCGATGTCGGCAAAGGAGAACTCCTGCACCTTGTCAAAGAGGCACTGGCGCAGGTTTGCGCCGAACCCCTGGCTGGCAAAGGCGGCATATTTGGAGGCAAATACACCGCAGAACATGGCCACACCCGCCAGAGCCAGCATCACCAGGCCCATTTTAAAGATGTAGCCCACATCGCCGGTGGGGATGGCGGTATCCACGATCTCCGACATCACCAGGGGGAGCAGCAGCTCGCAGATGACCTCCAGAACGATCAGGATGGGGGCCTTGACGGCCTGCCGCTTGTAGCCCTGGAGGTGGGTCAAAAACAGTTGAAGCAAGTCCGATCTTCCTTTCTTTCCCTACAAGGGGTCATGGTTGGTCCAGACGCAGGTTCTCCAGCGCACGGAGATAAAAGCCGTGCAGCTGGGTCTGCTCCTGGGTGGTAAAGCCGGCGTACATCCGCCGGTTCACCCGCTGCAGGCAGGCAAAGCAGTCATCCACCGCTTTCTGGCCCTTGTCGGTCAGCTTCACCCGGTTGCGCCGGGCGTCGCCGGGCTCAGGTTCCCGGTGGATATATCCCTTTTTCTCCAGGGATTTCAGCGAGGTGGCTACCGCCGCGGGAGAAATATCCAGCAGAGTGGACAGCTCCCGCTGGGCCTGGACCTGTCCGTCCGGGCAGCGGTCTCCCGCACTGCGCAAAATGCACAACAGCAGCGGGTGACCTACCTCCTGCAAGCCGGCAGCATTCAGCTCCGCCTGCACCGCATTGCGGTGGGCCTGGTGCAGTTTATGCTCCAGCACCCCCAGATCAATGCCAAGGTTTGCCACGCAGTTCCCTCCCTTCCTTCGACGTTTTTCGTTAACAGCTTAATCATTAACATGTTGAACATTTTAGCACTGAGGGCCAAAATGTCAAGGCTGGAGCGGGCAGATTCAAAATTTGTTCATAAATGCCGCAAATTGCATTTATTTGGAACATCCGTTTGACTTCCAAAGGGGGATATGGTACAATATTTGCAAAATAAAACCACGCCGCCCAGTGTGTCCGGGAAGGAGCTTGGCTATGAAAATGCTGACCCCGAAACAGCAAAAAATTTACGATTATATCTTGGATTTCACGGCAGAGCACGGCTATCCCCCCTCGGTGCGGGAGATCGGCGCCGCCGTGGGCCTCAAGTCCCCCTCCACGGTCCACTTCCACCTCAAAGGGCTGGAGGAGGCGGGGGTCATCGTCAAGGCCGAGGGCAAGACCCGGGCCATCTCCCTGCCCGGCGTGTCCCCCCGCCCGGTGGCGGAGGAGACCGATCCCCACGCCAACCAGATCCCCGTGGTGGGCAACGTGGCCGCCGGCTCCCCCATCCTGGCCGAGGAGTGCATTGAGGACTACCTCACCTTTGATACCGAGGGTCTGTCCGGAGAGCACTTTGCCCTGCGGGTGCGGGGCGAGTCCATGCTGGGGGCGGGCATCCTCCCCGGCGACCTGGTGGTGGTCCACCGGCAGAGCGAGGCCCAGTCGGGCCAGATCGTGGTGGCCCTCTTCGAGGACGAGGCCACGGTGAAGACCCTGCGCCGCCGGGATGGCAAGGTGTGGCTCATGCCGGCCAACGACGAGTATCAGCCCATCGACGGCACCAAGGCCCAGATCCTGGGCCAGGTGGTAGCGGTGGTGCGGCGCTACTGAGATGACAAAGACCGAACTGTTGGACCGCTGCGCCCGCAGCGGCGAGGAGCGGGTGCTTCTCTCCCGGGTGCTGGACAAGCTGGAGCTGTCCCAAAACCGGGGCATCCCCGCCCATACTCCCTTTCTCTCCCCGGGAGAGCGGGCGTCCGTGACCGATTTGCTCTCCGCCTGGGGGCACCCTCGGCACGTGTTTTTCGGCGGCTACCCCGATGCCGAGCGCACCGTGTGTCTCTTTCTCCCCGACTGGCAGGAGGAAGAGGACGCTATCGCCGACCCGGAGGGTCCTCTGGCCGCTTTGGAGGCCACCTTTCCCAACGGGGCAGAGTTGTCCCACCGGGACATTCTGGGCTCCCTCATGGGGCTTGGAATCACCCGGGAGAAGCTGGGGGACATTTTGGTGGAGGGAAACCGCTGCCAGGTCCTGGCCCTGCGGGACGCCCTGCCCATCCTTCTGAGCCAGTGGGAGTCCGCCGGTCGGTGGAAGGCCAAGCTGCGGGAAATTTCCCTCTCGGAGCTCACCCCCAAGCCGCCTCAGGTGAAGACCATCCGGGACACGGTGGCCGCCCTGCGGCTGGACGCGGTGCTGGCCTCCGGGTTTTCCACCTCCCGCTCCAAGGCCGCTCAGCTGGTGAGCGCCGGGCGGGTATCGGTGAACCACCGGGAGTGTATGAAAAGCGACCGCACCGTAGAGCAGGGGGACGTGCTCTCCTGCCGGAGGCTGGGCAAGTGCGTGGTCAAAGAAGTGCTGGGCCAGTCCAAAAAGGGCCGGATCATGCTGATTTTAGAGCGATATATATAAGGCAACACCGCACAAATGCACCTGCGATGCTTTGCGGAAATTTTGCGCCCGGATTTTGTTGCGATTTCTTACAATACATCCAGTATTGTCGCAAAATCGCGCCGCATCCGGACAAAAAATTTGCTCGCAAATCATTCTTGTCGAATTGTGCGGTCTCGCCATAAAAAAATCCTGCTGTCTGAGACAGCAGGATTTTTTTATTCTTCTTCCTCCATGGGTACAATCTGCAGCAGGCTGCCGGTACGGGGCTGCAAGGTGAGCAGATGGCCCTCGGGGCCGATGTGGAACCGGGCGGAGCCCAGCAGCAGCTGCACGCCCTCGTGTTCCCGCAGGCGCAGGGTGGCCTCCTCGCTGCCGGTATTGAAGGCGGCCAGGATGGTCTCCCCTCCCTGGGTGCGGGTGAAGGCCAGCACCGGCCCCTTGCCCACCCGGTAGTGGATATCTCCCTGGCGCAGGGCGGAGCTCTGCTTGCGCATGTGGCCCAAACGGGAGAACCAGCCCATCAGCTCCGAGTCCTCCCTTCCCCAGGGGAAGGTGCGGCGGTTGAAGGGGTCCTCAAAGCCCTCCATGCCCGCCTCGTCGCCGTAGTACACGGTGGGGGAGCCGGGGAACGCAAACATCAGGGCTGCGCCCAGCTTCAGCAGCTCCTTGGCCCGGCGGCGCTGGTCAGGTCCCAGGCGGTAGTTGGAGCGCCACTCCTTGCTCTGGTGCTCACAGCCCTCCTCTGCCCCCAGCAGGGTGAGGATGCGGGCCGTGTCGTGGGTGCCCAGAGAGTTCATGGCGGAGTAGTAGGCAAAGCGGGGGTAGTTTTCCCGCAGAGTCTCCATCGCATTGACAAAGTCGGCGGCGTCGCCGCCCTTTAAATAGGACAGCACCGCGTTGCGGAAGGGGTAGTTCATCAGGCCGTCGCAGTGCCGGCCCATGATGTGCCGCCGGCGCACGCCGTAGGCCACCTTGGTGGAGCCGTCCTCCCACACCTCGCCGATGATCACCGCGTCGGGCTTCTCCGCCCGGGCAGCCTCGTGGATGCCCCGGACAAAGTCGTCGGGCAGCTCGTCGGCCACGTCCAGCCGCCAGCCGTCCGCGCCCGCCCGCAGCCACCGGCGCACCACGCTGTCTTTCCCGCCGAAGATAAACTCCCGGTAGGAGGGGTCGTGCTCGTTCACCGCAGGAAGGGAGTAGATGCCCCACCAACTCTCATACTGGTCCGGCCAGTGAATAAAGTTAAACCAGGAGCGGTAGGGGGAATCCTCACTCTGGCAGGCTCCAGGAGTGGGATAGAATCCGTCGCCGTTGAAGTAGCGGCTGACATAGCCGGTGTGGTTGAACACGCCGTCCAGCATCACCCGCATCCCCCTCTGGTGGGCCATCTGGCACAGCTGGGTAAAGTCCTCTTCGGTACCCAGCATGGGGTCGATGTTGCTGTAATCGGCGGTACCGTAGCGGTGGTTCTCCGCCGCCTCAAAGATGGGGCAGAAATACAGGGTCTCCACCCCCAGGCCCTGGAGGTAGTCCAGCTTCTCCATGACGCCCTTCAGGTCGCCGCCGAAGAAGTCTCGGTTGCGGATCTCTCCGTTCTTGTCCGGGCGGAACTCCGGCTCCTCCTGCCAGGCGGTGTGGACCCACCGTCCTCCCACCATTCCTTGAGGATCAGGCACCCGGGTGCGGCGGAAGCGGTCGGGGAAGATCTGGTAGGTCGTCCCCTCGCCAAACCATTCCGGCACCACCTCTCCCCCGTCGTAGACGGTGAGCTGGTAGGGGCCGAACATCTTCCGTCCCTTTCCGTCCAGCCGCTCCAGACCAAAGGAGTACCAGACCAGTCCCACATAGTCCCCCGTGTCCAGGGTGCAGGTAAACAGATCCCGGGCTCCGTCCAGCCCCGACCAGGGCATATTCAAGGTGACGGTGGCGTCATCCCGGAACTCAAAGCGGGCGGACATGGTAGCCCGTGAAAACCCTTCCGCGCGCAGGGGGCGCAGGGTGAGCTGCACCTTGGTGCCCGAGGGAACGGCGCCGTACGGGGTTTTGCAGCGGGGATCTCTGGAATTGTATACGGAACGGTCTGGCATATTTGGACCTCCAAACAAACTTGGGATAGGGAAAATGCTTAGTAGGAGTAGCTCCCTCCGCCGATAAACTCCCGCAGCAGGGAGTCTTTGGCCACCAGCTCGGGGTCGATGGGCTGGAAGTAGCGGAAGGCGTCAATGAGCTCCAGCAGCTCACTGCGGCGGTCGTTCTCCTCCGGCACGGCCCGCAGCAGAGGCAGCGCGTAATTTTTCATCACCGACACCTCGTAGGGCAGAGAGGAGTCGAAGATGATATCCGCCTTGTTTTTAAAGGGGGAGATATACAGCTTCTCGCCCCGGCGCACATTGGCCCACATGTCCAGGGTATCCTCTACATCGGTGCCCCGGAAGTTGTAGTCCCGCACCGCCCGGCGGGTCAGGCGCATCCAGGTGCCCTTGAAGCGCAGCACAGATCCCTCGTTCACATTGGAGCGGGCGGAGATGTACAGCTTGGTGGCCTGGGGATGGCGCCCGGCGATCTGGTCGTTGAGGGCGTGGATGCCCTCGAAGATGGCGATCTCATTTTTGCCCAGCTTCAGGGGGGTGCCCCGGCTGTCGTTGCGCATCTGGCGGACAAACTCATACTTGGGAATGAGGATCTCCTCCCCGTTGGACAGGGCGATGAAGTGGCGGGAGAGCAGCTCCATGTCCAGGCACTGGGGGGATTCATAGTCGATCTCCCCCTCGGGGGTGCGGGGCGCGGTGCGGGGGTTGATGGTGGTAAAGTAGTTGTCCATCGCCACGGCGTGGGTGTTGACTCCCCGCCGCTGCAGCTCCTCCGCGATCTTCATGGCGGTGGTAGTCTTGCCCGAGCCGGAAGGGCCGGAGAGCAGCACAATGGGGCTGCGCTCGATGTTGGACAGGATCTTATCCGCCGCCAGCG
Encoded here:
- a CDS encoding YlmH/Sll1252 family protein, which gives rise to MTKTELLDRCARSGEERVLLSRVLDKLELSQNRGIPAHTPFLSPGERASVTDLLSAWGHPRHVFFGGYPDAERTVCLFLPDWQEEEDAIADPEGPLAALEATFPNGAELSHRDILGSLMGLGITREKLGDILVEGNRCQVLALRDALPILLSQWESAGRWKAKLREISLSELTPKPPQVKTIRDTVAALRLDAVLASGFSTSRSKAAQLVSAGRVSVNHRECMKSDRTVEQGDVLSCRRLGKCVVKEVLGQSKKGRIMLILERYI
- a CDS encoding MarR family transcriptional regulator, which translates into the protein MANLGIDLGVLEHKLHQAHRNAVQAELNAAGLQEVGHPLLLCILRSAGDRCPDGQVQAQRELSTLLDISPAAVATSLKSLEKKGYIHREPEPGDARRNRVKLTDKGQKAVDDCFACLQRVNRRMYAGFTTQEQTQLHGFYLRALENLRLDQP
- a CDS encoding nucleoside kinase, which codes for MAYQLQEINRRIQSDVKEFLAECDENYSQRVSLAADKILSNIERSPIVLLSGPSGSGKTTTAMKIAEELQRRGVNTHAVAMDNYFTTINPRTAPRTPEGEIDYESPQCLDMELLSRHFIALSNGEEILIPKYEFVRQMRNDSRGTPLKLGKNEIAIFEGIHALNDQIAGRHPQATKLYISARSNVNEGSVLRFKGTWMRLTRRAVRDYNFRGTDVEDTLDMWANVRRGEKLYISPFKNKADIIFDSSLPYEVSVMKNYALPLLRAVPEENDRRSELLELIDAFRYFQPIDPELVAKDSLLREFIGGGSYSY
- a CDS encoding glycoside hydrolase family 13 protein, with translation MPDRSVYNSRDPRCKTPYGAVPSGTKVQLTLRPLRAEGFSRATMSARFEFRDDATVTLNMPWSGLDGARDLFTCTLDTGDYVGLVWYSFGLERLDGKGRKMFGPYQLTVYDGGEVVPEWFGEGTTYQIFPDRFRRTRVPDPQGMVGGRWVHTAWQEEPEFRPDKNGEIRNRDFFGGDLKGVMEKLDYLQGLGVETLYFCPIFEAAENHRYGTADYSNIDPMLGTEEDFTQLCQMAHQRGMRVMLDGVFNHTGYVSRYFNGDGFYPTPGACQSEDSPYRSWFNFIHWPDQYESWWGIYSLPAVNEHDPSYREFIFGGKDSVVRRWLRAGADGWRLDVADELPDDFVRGIHEAARAEKPDAVIIGEVWEDGSTKVAYGVRRRHIMGRHCDGLMNYPFRNAVLSYLKGGDAADFVNAMETLRENYPRFAYYSAMNSLGTHDTARILTLLGAEEGCEHQSKEWRSNYRLGPDQRRRAKELLKLGAALMFAFPGSPTVYYGDEAGMEGFEDPFNRRTFPWGREDSELMGWFSRLGHMRKQSSALRQGDIHYRVGKGPVLAFTRTQGGETILAAFNTGSEEATLRLREHEGVQLLLGSARFHIGPEGHLLTLQPRTGSLLQIVPMEEEE
- a CDS encoding ABC transporter ATP-binding protein gives rise to the protein MLQLFLTHLQGYKRQAVKAPILIVLEVICELLLPLVMSEIVDTAIPTGDVGYIFKMGLVMLALAGVAMFCGVFASKYAAFASQGFGANLRQCLFDKVQEFSFADIDRFSSASLITRMTNDVNAMTMMLAMGLRMLVRAPVMLVAALCISFTLNAKLALVLVVVIPLMLIAVGGLMFICTRLFETMQKKIDNLNNTLQENLVAIRVVKIFVRADYERKKFKKSNDELMNAALAVGLRIIAILPIMMLAMNGATVAVLYFGGRMVMNATFDLGQLQAFINYIVQILMSVMMVAMSLLQLSRAQACAHRINEVLNTEPSVEDKPEAEKQVLPAPKGEVEFRDVSFKYVATGTGDDVLSHISFDVKPGQFVAIVGGTGTGKSSLVNLIPRFYDVTGGAVLLDGVDVRDYPLEELRSRIGMVLQTNVLFTGTIRENLKWGKEDATEEEIIQAAKDAQAYDFIMALPDGFDTMLTQGGTNVSGGQKQRLCIARAMLRKPAVLILDDSTSAVDSATEAAIRESFAKNLKDTTVIIIAQRISSVQYADEILILEDDHIAAHGTHDELLKSSPIYQEIYQSQQEGVGE
- the lexA gene encoding transcriptional repressor LexA, whose translation is MKMLTPKQQKIYDYILDFTAEHGYPPSVREIGAAVGLKSPSTVHFHLKGLEEAGVIVKAEGKTRAISLPGVSPRPVAEETDPHANQIPVVGNVAAGSPILAEECIEDYLTFDTEGLSGEHFALRVRGESMLGAGILPGDLVVVHRQSEAQSGQIVVALFEDEATVKTLRRRDGKVWLMPANDEYQPIDGTKAQILGQVVAVVRRY